One Baekduia alba genomic window, TCGCAGGTGCCGCACGCCTCGGCGGCCGCTGCCGCGCAGGCCACGACCAAGACCACGTCGCGCGGCGTCTTCGGCCGCATGAGCACGAACGCGGCGGCCGTCGCCGGCGTCGCGTGCCTCGTCCTCGCGCTCGGCGTCGGCGTCCTGATCGGCGGCATCGGCCACGACGACACCGCCGGCGCCGCGCCCCAGATCATCACCGTCGGCGGCGCGGCACCGGCCGCGGCGGTGGCGCCCGCGGCGACCAGCGTCGCGCCCGCGCCGACCGCGACGACGCCGGACGCCAAGACGACGACGACGCCGAAGGCCGCGAAGAAGGACAAGCCCGCGCGCGCCAGCAAGACCACCAACAACGACGTCAAGGACCTCGACAAGACCTCCGGCACCGACTACTCCAAGAAGTCGGCGAAGCTCCCCAAGCAGCTCGGCACCGGCGGGAAGGCGCCGCCGAAGGACACGAGCGGCACGAAGATCGGCGGCGGCAGCGACGTCGAGGAACTCGGATAGGACGACATGAGCACCCCGGACATCCACGCCGAGCTGCACCGCCGGCGCTACGAGCTGGCCGAGAAGGTCGCGACCCTGCACTGGGACCTCGGCGGCCTGACCTACGAGATGGCGATCCGCGACCACTTCCGTCTCGACGTCCTGGTTCGCAAGGCGGCCGAGCTGCAGGAGGCCGACGCCGAGCTCGGCGAGGTCGAGCGCCTCGTCGCCGACGCCGACCACGGCGTCGGCGGCCAGTGCCGCGCCTGCGGCGCCGTGCACTCCCGCGGCGCCGCCTACTGCTGGCGCTGCGGCCAGCCGCTCATGCTCCAGGCGCAGTCGACCCTCGTCGGCGCCGCGGTCGTGCCGCCACCGCCGAACGCGGCCGATCCGGATCGCTTCGGGCTCCAACAGGGAGCCCGGAGCAACCCGGGCTAAGGGCGGCCGTGCACGGCGAGCGTCTGGTTGGCGTAGGCCTTGTCGCCGGTGACCTCGCGGCCTGCCCAGGGCGGCGGCGCGAAGCGCTCGGAGGCCGCCTCGTCGGCGAACTCGACCTCGAGCGTGACGAGGCCGTCGAGCGCGTCCTCGTAGAGGTCGAGCTCGAAGACGACGCCGGGCGCGTCCTCGCGCGTGTGACGGACCTTGACCAGCCGGCGGCCCTCCGTCAGCGGCCACAGCCGGTCGAACGCGCCGTCCTCCAACGCCATCTCTTCCTCGACGCGTGACAGCGCGGGGGAGGACTTCACGGTCAGCCGCGCCGCGTCGCCGTCGAAGCGGCGGACGCGCACCTCGACGTCGTCGGTGATCGCGAGGTAGCCCTGCTCCAGGCGCGACGACGGCCACCGCTCCAGCGTCGACGGCAGCGTCCGGACCAACCACTTGCGCTCGATCTCCGCCATGCGCCGGAGTCTCGCCGATCCGGCGGGCTCAGCGGCGGTTCTTGCGCTTCAGCGAGATGCCCTCGAGCACGTGGGCGACCTTCTCGCAGGCGTCCACGCTCTGCTCGAGCGTCTCGAAGATGTCCTTCCAGCGGATCACGACCATCGGGTCGATGCCGTTGGCGAAGAGCGACGCGACCGCGTCGCGGCTCAGGCGGTCGCCCTCGTTCTCCAGGCGGTGGATCTCGACCAGGTGCGGCGCGATCTCGGCGCCGGAGCGCAGGCAGCGCAAGGCCTGGGCGACCTGCTCGCCCGCGCCGACGAGGACGTCGGCAATCAGGTTCGCCTGCTCCATCGGCGCCTCGACGGCGTACAGCGACAGCTCGTCGGCGGCCTGCTCGGCGTAGTCGACGATGTCGTCCAGCGCGGTCGCCAGCACGTGGCCGTCGGCGGGATCGAGCGGCGGCTTGCCGCGGCCGCCGCCGTTGAGGCGATGGATGATGTCGTGCGTGATCCGGTCCCCCTCCTGCTCGGAGAGCAGCAGGTCGCGGGCCAGGTCGGAGCGCTCCGGGTACTCCAGGAACAGGTCGCGCAGGAGCAGCGTCGCGCGCTGGACGTTGCGGCCGGACTCCTCGATCAAGTCGAGGACCATCGTGTCGGTCGTGCGGAACAGCGCCATCCCTCACCGACCTTAACCGCGTTCGCGCCCTGCGCCCCGCGCCTTCACAGGTCGTTTACATGGGGTTCACCGGACGGTCACCGGCGCGGCGCTCCCGCGCGGAAGCCTGATCGCGATGGAGGCTGCGCAGTCAGACGATGTGCTGTTCGCCGGAGAGCTGGAGATCCGGCCGGGCGACGGGCTGGTGCTCGCCGCCGGGCGTGCGCTCACGCTCTCGGTCCGGGAGTTCGGGTTGCTGGTCGCCCTCGTGCGGCGCTCGGGGCGCATCGTGTCCCGCGGCGACTTGTACACGTTGGTGTGGCACGCGGAGCTGCGTGACGGCGATCGCTCGATCGACGTGTACGTGCACAAGCTGCGCGTGAAGCTCGAGACGGCCCTGCCGTCGTGGGCGTTCATCCACACCCATGTCGGCTTCGGCTACCGGTTCTCACCCGAAGCTTCACACGTCTTTCACAACTCGACCACACCGCGATAACAGGATGTGGTCGTTGCCGCTTCACCCTGCCGGGCGACAACGAATCTAGGAGCAACCGTGAAGTCCCGAATCCTTCCCGCCGCGTTCGCGGCCGCCGCTCTGGCCACCGGCCTCGCGGCCTGCGGCAGCAGCGACGACGACAGCTCGACCAACAGCTCGGCCTCGGGCTCGGACGCCCAGGCGGCGGTCACCGCGACGCTCAACGGCGCGGGGTCGACGTTCGCCGCCCCGATCTACCAGCAGGTCGGGTCCGACCTGAAGGGCAAGGGACTGACGATCAACTACCAGGGCGTGGGCTCGGGCGCCGGCGTGTCGCAGTTCGCGGCCGGCACGGTCGACTTCGCGGGCTCCGACCCGGCGCTGACCGACGACGACACGGCCAGCATCAAGAAGGGCGAGCCGGTCCAGATCCCATTTGCGCTCGGCGCGATCACGGCGTCCTACAAGCTCGGCGGCGTCGACTCCGGGCTGAAGCTCGACGGCTCGACGCTCGCGAACATCTACCTCGGGAAGATCACCTCCTGGGACGACGCCGCGATCAAGGGCCAGAACCCGGACGTGCAGCTGCCGTCGACGAAGATCACCGTCGTCCACCGCTCGGACTCCTCGGGCACGACGAAGGGCTTCACGCAGTTCCTGGCCAACTACTCGCCGGCGTGGAAGAGCGGCCCGGGTGTCGACAAGGACATCAAGTGGCCGACCGGCACCGGCGCCAAGGGCAACGACGGCGTCGCCGCCGCAGTCAAGCAGACCGACGGCGCCATCGGCTACGTCGAGCAGGCCTACGCCCTGCAGAACGGCTTCACCTTCGCCGACGTCAAGAACAAGTCGGGCAAGTACATCGCCCCGACGCTGGAGTCGACCTCGGCCGCCGCCGAGGGCATCGAGATCCCGGCCGACCTCGGCGTCTCGACGATCGACGCGCCCGGCGCGAGCGCCTACCCGATCGTCTCCCAGACGTTCGCGATCGCCTACAAGGACGCCTGCAAGGCCGGGCTGGACAAGAACAAGGCCACGGGCCTGAAGACGTTCTTCAACTACCTCATCAACGACGGCCAGGACACCATCAAGAAGCTGTCCTACGCGCCGATCCCCGACAGCCTCAAGACCAAGGACCAGGCGGCCGTCGACGCGATGCAGTGCAACGGCGCCGCGATCACGAGCTGATGACGCAGACGGAGAAGATGACGGTTGTCGAAGTGATCGCCGAGATCGGGAGCTGATGACGCGGACGGAGAAGATGACGGTTGTCGAAGTGATCGCCGAGATCGGGAGCTGATGACGCAGACGGAGAAGATGACGGTTGTCGAAGCGATCGCCGAGATCGGGAGCTGATGGCGACCGCCACCCCTGACGTCAGCACCGGCGGCCGCTCCATCCTGGAGCGGTCGCCGTCGGCGCGTCGCGCGGATCCGATCTTCCGCGGGACGCTGATGACGCTCGCCGCGTTGATCCTGGCGCTGATCGCGTTCTTCTTCGTCTACCTCATCAACAAGGCGCAGCCGGCGCTCAGCCACCAGGGCGTCTTCTCGTTCCTGTTCACGAACGACTGGAACCCGTCCAAGGCGATCTACGGCGCGTGGCCGCTGGTCGTCGGGACGCTCGTCACCGCGGCCATCGCGCTGGTCATCGGCGTGCCGATCGCCGTGGCGACCGCGCTGTTCATCACCGAGCTGGCGCCGCGCCGCGTGCGCTCGCCGCTGGTCATCCTGGTGGAGCTGCTCGCCGCGGTCCCGTCGGTCGTCTACGGCCTGTGGGGGATCTTCGTCCTGATCCCGAAGCTCAAGCCGGCCGAGCAGTGGTTCGCGGACACCTTCAGCTTCCTGCCGTTCATCGGCGGCAACGTCGCCGGCCCCAACTACTTCGTCGCCGGCCTGATCCTGGCGATCATGATCCTGCCGATCGTCTCCGCGATCTCGCGCGAGGTGATCTCGACGGTGCCGTCCGATCTCAAGGAGGCGTCGCTCGCGCTGGGCGCGACGCGCTGGGAGATGATCCGGATGGCCGTGCTGCCGTACTCGCGCTCGGGCATCACCGGCGCCGCGATGCTCGGCCTGGGCCGCGCCATCGGCGAGACGATCGCGGTGACGCTGGTCATCGGCAACTCGCCGACCATCGGCAAGCAGATCTTCGACCAGGGCTACACCCTGGCCGCGGTCATCGCCAACGAGTTCGGCGAGGCCGCCAACGACAAGGTCCACGCGGGCGCGCTGTTCGCCGCGGGCCTCGTGCTGTTCGTCCTGACGCTGCTGATCAACGCCTTGGCGCGCGGGCTCGTCCGCCGCGCCGAGAAGTCGGCCCGCCCACCCACCAAGGTCAAGGCCGTGCCCGGGGGTGTCGCATGAGCGCCGTCAGCGCGCTGGGCCCGCTCAACGGGCGGCGCAAGGCCACCGACAAGATCATGCGCGGGGTGCTGGCGGTCGGCACGGTCATCGCGCTGATCCCGCTCGTGCTGGTCATCTACTACCTGCTGAGCAAGGGCCTCGGCGCGTGGTCGCTCGACTTCTTCACCAAGGATCCGACCGGCAACTTCCTCGGCGACCAGGGCGGCGTGAAGAGCGCGCTGCTCGGGACGATCGAGATGGTGGCGTTGGCCTCGCTCATCGCGATCCCGGTCGGGTGGGGCGTCGCGCTCTACCTGGTGGAGTACGGCCGGACCGGGCGCTTCGCCGCGACCGTCCGCTACTTCGTCGACGTCATGACCGGCGTGCCGTCGATCGTCTTCGGCCTCTTCATCTACGTGACGCTCGTGCTCAGCGGCTGGGGCGGATCGTCCTTCGCCGGTTGGAAGGGCTCCGTCGCCCTGGCGCTGCTGATGCTGCCGGTCGTCACCCGCTCGGCGGAAGTGGTCCTCCTGCTCGTGCCCGACCCGCTGCGCGAGGCCGCGCTGGCGCTGGGCACCCCGCGCTGGCGCGTGACGCTGAAGATCGTCCTGCCGACTGCGCTGCCCGGCCTGGTCACCGGCTCCCTGCTGGCCGTCGCGCGCGCCGCGGGGGAGACCGCGCCGCTGCTGTTCACGGCGACGATCGTCAACGGCACCACGTTCAACCTGAGCGACCGCATGAACTCGCTCCCGGTCCAGATCTACACGGACGTGGGATCGCCCAACGACCAGCTCGTCCAGCGCGCGTGGGGCGCGGCGCTCGCGCTCGTGACCCTGATCCTCCTCACGACCCTCATCGCGCGGCTCGTGTCGCGCAGGAGCCGACTCTGATGAGCGACACGACCCCGGAAACGACCACCATGACCGACGACGCTCGCACCTCCTCCGATGGGTCAGCCGGCGCGCCGCGCGCGCCGCTCCCCTCGCGCGGAGGGGCGACGGTCGCGGCGGCCCGGCCCGCGGCCACGGTCGCGCAGGCGGCCCCGGGCATCTCGGTGACGTCGCTGCAGGCCTTCTACGGCGCGGCGCACGCGATCAAGGACGTGTCCATCGAGTACGCGCCCAACCGCGTGACCGCGATGATCGGGCCGTCGGGCTCGGGCAAGTCCACCGTGTTGCGCTGCCTGAACCGCATGCACGAGGAGATCCCGGGCGCGCGCGCCGAGGGCACGGTCATGCTCGACGCCGACGACATCTACGGGCCGTCGGTCGACGTCGTCGCGGTGCGCCGGGCGGTCGGCATGGTCTTCCAGAAGCCCAACCCGTTCCCCACCATGTCGATCTTCGACAACGTCGCGGCCGGGCTCAAGCTCAACGGCATCAAGGGCGTCGACCTCAAGGAGCGCGTCGAGCAGTCGCTGCGCGGCGCCTCGCTGTGGGAGGAGGTCAAGGACCGCCTGAGCGAGCCCGGGATCGGGCTGTCGGGCGGCCAGCAGCAGCGCCTGTGCATCGCGCGGACGATCGCCGTCCAGCCGCAGGTCATCCTGATGGA contains:
- a CDS encoding CYTH domain-containing protein — encoded protein: MAEIERKWLVRTLPSTLERWPSSRLEQGYLAITDDVEVRVRRFDGDAARLTVKSSPALSRVEEEMALEDGAFDRLWPLTEGRRLVKVRHTREDAPGVVFELDLYEDALDGLVTLEVEFADEAASERFAPPPWAGREVTGDKAYANQTLAVHGRP
- a CDS encoding DUF47 domain-containing protein, whose protein sequence is MALFRTTDTMVLDLIEESGRNVQRATLLLRDLFLEYPERSDLARDLLLSEQEGDRITHDIIHRLNGGGRGKPPLDPADGHVLATALDDIVDYAEQAADELSLYAVEAPMEQANLIADVLVGAGEQVAQALRCLRSGAEIAPHLVEIHRLENEGDRLSRDAVASLFANGIDPMVVIRWKDIFETLEQSVDACEKVAHVLEGISLKRKNRR
- a CDS encoding winged helix-turn-helix domain-containing protein, whose amino-acid sequence is MEAAQSDDVLFAGELEIRPGDGLVLAAGRALTLSVREFGLLVALVRRSGRIVSRGDLYTLVWHAELRDGDRSIDVYVHKLRVKLETALPSWAFIHTHVGFGYRFSPEASHVFHNSTTPR
- the pstS gene encoding phosphate ABC transporter substrate-binding protein PstS; translation: MKSRILPAAFAAAALATGLAACGSSDDDSSTNSSASGSDAQAAVTATLNGAGSTFAAPIYQQVGSDLKGKGLTINYQGVGSGAGVSQFAAGTVDFAGSDPALTDDDTASIKKGEPVQIPFALGAITASYKLGGVDSGLKLDGSTLANIYLGKITSWDDAAIKGQNPDVQLPSTKITVVHRSDSSGTTKGFTQFLANYSPAWKSGPGVDKDIKWPTGTGAKGNDGVAAAVKQTDGAIGYVEQAYALQNGFTFADVKNKSGKYIAPTLESTSAAAEGIEIPADLGVSTIDAPGASAYPIVSQTFAIAYKDACKAGLDKNKATGLKTFFNYLINDGQDTIKKLSYAPIPDSLKTKDQAAVDAMQCNGAAITS
- the pstC gene encoding phosphate ABC transporter permease subunit PstC, which produces MATATPDVSTGGRSILERSPSARRADPIFRGTLMTLAALILALIAFFFVYLINKAQPALSHQGVFSFLFTNDWNPSKAIYGAWPLVVGTLVTAAIALVIGVPIAVATALFITELAPRRVRSPLVILVELLAAVPSVVYGLWGIFVLIPKLKPAEQWFADTFSFLPFIGGNVAGPNYFVAGLILAIMILPIVSAISREVISTVPSDLKEASLALGATRWEMIRMAVLPYSRSGITGAAMLGLGRAIGETIAVTLVIGNSPTIGKQIFDQGYTLAAVIANEFGEAANDKVHAGALFAAGLVLFVLTLLINALARGLVRRAEKSARPPTKVKAVPGGVA
- the pstA gene encoding phosphate ABC transporter permease PstA, producing MSAVSALGPLNGRRKATDKIMRGVLAVGTVIALIPLVLVIYYLLSKGLGAWSLDFFTKDPTGNFLGDQGGVKSALLGTIEMVALASLIAIPVGWGVALYLVEYGRTGRFAATVRYFVDVMTGVPSIVFGLFIYVTLVLSGWGGSSFAGWKGSVALALLMLPVVTRSAEVVLLLVPDPLREAALALGTPRWRVTLKIVLPTALPGLVTGSLLAVARAAGETAPLLFTATIVNGTTFNLSDRMNSLPVQIYTDVGSPNDQLVQRAWGAALALVTLILLTTLIARLVSRRSRL
- the pstB gene encoding phosphate ABC transporter ATP-binding protein PstB; translated protein: MMSDTTPETTTMTDDARTSSDGSAGAPRAPLPSRGGATVAAARPAATVAQAAPGISVTSLQAFYGAAHAIKDVSIEYAPNRVTAMIGPSGSGKSTVLRCLNRMHEEIPGARAEGTVMLDADDIYGPSVDVVAVRRAVGMVFQKPNPFPTMSIFDNVAAGLKLNGIKGVDLKERVEQSLRGASLWEEVKDRLSEPGIGLSGGQQQRLCIARTIAVQPQVILMDEPCSALDPIATLKIEELIEDLKQRFTIIIVTHNMQQAARVADTTAFFLAGELIEHAPTDQVFTNPSDSRTEEYVTGKFG